The Congregibacter litoralis KT71 genome contains a region encoding:
- a CDS encoding dUTP diphosphatase encodes MQEALTTMLRMQDRMNTRVHPQWITQNFAWHRAIWVECAELVDHHGYKWWKHQEPDLEQVQLEVIDIWHFGMSAYFREDSSVEELAREIMALWPESPADLGVLESAEALAAVAAGERRFSIEAFASLLGAASLDFSGLYRQYLGKNVLNFFRQDNGYKEGSYRKLWDGREDNEHLMELLAGIDTAALDAEEQLYSALTTRYAGTA; translated from the coding sequence GGATCGCATGAACACCCGGGTTCATCCCCAATGGATAACCCAGAACTTTGCCTGGCACCGGGCAATCTGGGTGGAGTGCGCCGAGCTGGTGGATCACCATGGCTATAAATGGTGGAAACATCAGGAGCCGGATCTGGAGCAGGTGCAATTAGAGGTCATCGATATCTGGCACTTCGGTATGTCGGCCTATTTCCGTGAAGATTCAAGCGTGGAAGAGCTCGCACGTGAAATCATGGCGCTGTGGCCAGAGTCTCCAGCAGATTTGGGTGTCCTGGAATCTGCCGAGGCCCTCGCCGCGGTGGCTGCGGGCGAGCGTCGGTTCAGCATTGAGGCTTTTGCTTCGCTGCTGGGCGCCGCATCCCTCGACTTCAGCGGCTTATATCGCCAGTACCTGGGAAAAAACGTGCTGAACTTTTTTCGCCAGGACAACGGTTATAAGGAAGGCAGTTATCGAAAACTATGGGATGGTCGTGAAGACAACGAACACCTCATGGAGCTCCTCGCGGGCATAGATACCGCAGCCCTCGATGCTGAAGAACAGCTCTATAGCGCCCTGACAACGCGCTACGCCGGGACCGCTTAG